In the Gemmatimonadota bacterium genome, one interval contains:
- a CDS encoding ATP-binding cassette domain-containing protein, whose amino-acid sequence MLTRQALAVTTAVGRALRVPIDPRRVVAVRRRRAPEATSATALADHIIELGREHQLTYLRRRAAWGEIRTLLSGGTLPLVVVTGTRPAFSVLVIERLQGDVMQGTVIGEGAEERTERALTMEALGARLGSAVVDVLVPMLVPSSVTPPTALPERGAAHDAEAAEPPSPMARLWRLLGHEKRLITFVYLYAGLAGLFGLALPLGVQAIIGLVSGGMIFQPVVLLIAFVVIGTLVNGGLQIMQLSVVETVQQRVFARFAFEVGGILPRLRLDEIGEVDLPELMNRFFEIKMIQKTLSKILTDWIAALLQVLFGVILLTFYHPYFSLFGLLLLVILAGIFRWSGPHGLETSLYESKYKYKVAHWLQELSRNLPAFKFSGRGDLPIQRLDEEVTGYLAYRQEHFRVLVQQSWAFVIFKTLISGGVLILGCVLVVNRSITLGQFVASELVIVSVLLAVEKAILGLGDVYDLLTAVEKAGHITDLSQERGTGMVPPPIADPNGLALDVRDVSFTYPGGDQPVLNGISLSAFPGENVAITGVEGAGESTLLAVIGGLYESYRGAITYDNVSLREMDRARARELVAHCGSSLALFEGTVEENIAMGRSWVRTEDVLEAVAIVGLLEWVQGQPDGLQTAVASLGRGLPSQVARKVELARCLAGKPRLLLLDDVFDVLDPPVKRDLLARLLKRDASWTVVTVTHDAQVLAACDRVVVLRDGAVACDGPFEELRRSDPYFRELSLN is encoded by the coding sequence ATGCTCACTCGTCAGGCGCTGGCCGTGACGACGGCCGTCGGCCGTGCGCTCCGCGTCCCGATCGATCCACGCCGCGTCGTGGCGGTTCGGCGTCGTCGCGCGCCCGAGGCGACGTCGGCGACGGCGCTGGCCGATCACATCATCGAACTGGGGCGCGAGCACCAGCTGACCTACCTGCGCCGCCGCGCGGCCTGGGGTGAGATTCGCACGCTGCTCTCGGGTGGCACGCTCCCCCTGGTCGTGGTCACGGGGACGCGTCCGGCCTTCTCGGTCCTGGTGATCGAACGCCTGCAGGGCGACGTGATGCAGGGCACCGTGATCGGCGAAGGGGCAGAGGAACGGACGGAACGCGCGCTCACCATGGAGGCGCTGGGGGCTCGGCTCGGGAGTGCGGTCGTCGACGTCCTCGTCCCGATGCTGGTCCCGTCGTCCGTCACGCCGCCGACGGCGTTGCCGGAGCGCGGCGCGGCCCACGATGCCGAGGCGGCCGAGCCACCCTCGCCCATGGCGCGCCTGTGGCGCTTGCTCGGGCACGAGAAGCGGCTCATCACCTTCGTCTACCTGTACGCGGGGCTGGCCGGGCTCTTCGGCCTCGCACTCCCGTTAGGCGTGCAGGCGATCATCGGGCTGGTCTCGGGCGGGATGATCTTCCAGCCCGTGGTGCTCCTGATCGCCTTTGTCGTGATCGGCACCCTGGTGAACGGCGGGCTGCAGATCATGCAGCTCAGCGTGGTGGAGACGGTGCAGCAGCGCGTCTTCGCACGTTTTGCCTTCGAGGTGGGGGGGATCCTGCCGCGGCTGCGCCTGGACGAGATCGGCGAGGTGGACCTGCCCGAGCTGATGAACCGCTTCTTCGAGATCAAGATGATCCAGAAGACGCTGTCGAAGATCCTCACCGACTGGATCGCCGCGCTCCTGCAGGTCCTCTTTGGTGTCATCCTGCTCACCTTCTATCACCCGTACTTCTCGCTCTTCGGGCTCCTGTTGCTCGTGATCCTGGCGGGGATCTTCCGCTGGTCGGGGCCGCACGGCCTCGAGACGTCGCTCTACGAGTCCAAGTACAAGTACAAGGTCGCGCACTGGCTGCAGGAACTGTCGCGCAACCTCCCGGCCTTCAAGTTCTCCGGGCGCGGCGATCTCCCGATCCAGCGCCTCGATGAGGAGGTCACCGGGTACCTCGCGTACCGGCAGGAGCACTTCCGCGTGCTGGTCCAGCAGTCCTGGGCCTTCGTGATCTTCAAGACGCTCATCTCGGGGGGCGTGCTGATCCTCGGATGCGTCCTCGTGGTGAATCGTTCGATCACACTCGGGCAGTTCGTCGCCTCCGAGCTGGTGATCGTCTCGGTACTGCTGGCGGTCGAGAAGGCGATCCTCGGGTTGGGAGACGTCTACGACCTGCTCACCGCGGTGGAGAAGGCGGGGCACATCACCGACTTGTCGCAGGAGCGCGGGACGGGGATGGTCCCGCCGCCCATCGCCGATCCGAACGGGCTCGCCCTCGATGTGCGCGACGTGAGCTTCACGTATCCCGGGGGCGATCAGCCGGTCCTGAACGGGATCTCCCTCTCCGCCTTCCCGGGGGAGAACGTGGCGATCACCGGCGTGGAAGGGGCGGGGGAGTCGACGCTGCTGGCCGTCATCGGCGGGTTGTACGAGTCGTACCGCGGCGCCATCACGTACGACAACGTCTCGCTGCGCGAGATGGACCGGGCGCGCGCGCGCGAACTGGTCGCGCACTGTGGCAGCTCGCTGGCGCTCTTCGAGGGGACGGTGGAGGAGAACATCGCGATGGGACGATCGTGGGTGCGCACCGAGGACGTCCTCGAGGCGGTGGCGATCGTCGGATTGCTCGAATGGGTGCAGGGGCAGCCCGACGGGCTGCAGACGGCGGTCGCGTCGTTAGGTCGCGGGCTGCCGTCGCAGGTGGCGCGCAAGGTGGAACTCGCGCGGTGCCTGGCCGGAAAGCCGCGCCTCCTCCTGCTCGATGATGTCTTCGACGTCCTCGACCCGCCGGTCAAGCGTGACCTCCTGGCGCGCCTCCTCAAGCGCGACGCGTCGTGGACCGTCGTGACGGTGACGCACGACGCGCAGGTGCTGGCGGCCTGCGACCGCGTCGTGGTGTTGCGCGACGGCGCCGTGGCGTGCGACGGCCCCTTCGAGGAGCTGCGCCGCTCCGATCCGTACTTCCGAGAACTCTCGTTGAACTGA
- a CDS encoding ubiquinone/menaquinone biosynthesis methyltransferase: MHSPNPAVPPPAPGSDSPARATPSPQALASLDLATYLGDPARKQDFVTPMFEHIAPRYDAFTRLFSFGMDARWKRELIAWFDARAPQRCDVLDVACGTGDLALAAAGRRPEATVTGVDAARGMIERALARVRARDASRVHFATGDLTRLWLNDASVDVVLAGYALRNVPDYEAALAELHRVLRPGGVLLTLDFYRPPMAAWRELFLGYLHLSGSLVGWWWHRAPVIYNYIAHSIRHFTTSAGFDQALERTGFTVVRRRDYLLGGIALHEAVRR, encoded by the coding sequence ATGCACTCGCCGAACCCCGCCGTTCCTCCGCCCGCCCCCGGATCGGATTCGCCCGCCCGGGCGACGCCGTCGCCGCAGGCGCTGGCATCGCTCGACCTGGCGACCTACCTCGGGGATCCGGCGCGCAAGCAGGACTTCGTGACGCCGATGTTCGAGCACATCGCGCCGAGGTACGACGCCTTCACGAGGCTCTTCTCGTTCGGGATGGATGCGCGGTGGAAGCGGGAGTTGATCGCCTGGTTCGACGCGCGCGCCCCGCAACGGTGCGACGTGCTCGACGTGGCATGCGGTACCGGGGATCTGGCGCTCGCCGCGGCCGGGCGGCGCCCGGAAGCGACCGTCACCGGCGTCGACGCGGCGCGCGGCATGATCGAGCGTGCCCTCGCACGCGTGCGGGCGCGCGATGCGTCGCGCGTGCACTTCGCCACGGGCGACCTGACGCGCCTGTGGCTCAACGACGCCAGCGTCGATGTCGTGCTGGCGGGGTACGCGCTGCGCAACGTTCCGGACTACGAGGCGGCGTTGGCCGAGCTGCACCGGGTGCTGCGCCCGGGTGGGGTGCTGCTGACGCTCGACTTCTACCGTCCGCCGATGGCGGCCTGGCGCGAGCTCTTCCTCGGCTACTTGCACCTGTCGGGGAGCCTGGTGGGGTGGTGGTGGCACCGTGCTCCCGTCATCTACAACTACATCGCGCACTCGATCCGCCACTTCACCACGTCGGCCGGCTTCGACCAGGCGCTGGAGCGCACCGGGTTCACGGTGGTGCGGCGCCGTGACTACCTGCTCGGCGGGATCGCCCTGCACGAGGCGGTGCGGCGTTAG
- a CDS encoding Hpt domain-containing protein: protein MSNPTTVVDESTSHEETPPPEMHEALALVQRIGGRDLLTKVIGLFRTTSEQRLGAMRAAVAGDERQQLSRLAHAMKGSAAQVGAESLRAVSAALEKEAVGLGPADLSARIDVMTIEVTNAWGQLEAYGRIEGGIA from the coding sequence ATGAGCAACCCGACCACCGTTGTCGACGAATCAACCTCGCACGAGGAGACCCCGCCGCCCGAGATGCACGAGGCGCTCGCGCTGGTGCAGCGCATCGGGGGGCGCGACCTGCTGACCAAGGTCATCGGGCTCTTTCGCACGACGTCGGAGCAGCGGCTCGGTGCCATGCGCGCCGCCGTGGCCGGCGACGAGCGACAGCAGCTGAGCCGACTGGCCCATGCCATGAAGGGGAGCGCCGCACAGGTGGGGGCCGAGTCGCTGCGCGCCGTCTCGGCGGCGCTGGAGAAGGAGGCCGTTGGCCTCGGCCCCGCCGACCTGTCGGCCCGCATCGACGTCATGACCATCGAAGTCACCAACGCCTGGGGGCAGCTGGAAGCCTACGGTCGCATCGAAGGAGGCATCGCGTGA
- a CDS encoding response regulator, translating into MMTGALQRERVLVVEDDDVTAAVVIAAVSGGGDGVDARADFEADRVASLAQAIERLQREPFAAVLLDLSLPDSSGLATLDALLDLDLDCAIIVLTALDDSAVALEAVRHGAQDYLFKGRVDPTLILRSLLYAIGRHRAEAQLRHAQQMEALGRLAGGVAHDFNNLLTIVIGNAEALEHGLLEPSDVPTAIGEIRQAARRAAELTQRLLALGRQQQLQPRVIDVGDAVGAMEPMLRRLVGGDTVFTLVTSGGTRGVKVDPTQLEQLVLNLVLNAREAVRAGGRITIEVSPIDVREGEAWKPRLRSGRYIGLTVRDDGEGIPPEVQARLYEPFISTKAPGRGAGLGLSIVYGIVQQSEGALRCDSSLGRGTTFTVAFPEATEPSSVAAPLIETAPDAAQGELILLVEDEQAVRSLTRRILERAGYAVLDASSGEEALALFARDGGRVRLILTDVMMPGLRGPELVVELERQRPGLPVVFMSGYADDELLRRGAFPHHVGFLKKPFTHLELLALVREHLQRARAAEPRAIA; encoded by the coding sequence ATGATGACAGGGGCGCTGCAGCGCGAGCGAGTACTGGTCGTCGAGGACGATGACGTGACCGCCGCGGTCGTCATCGCGGCGGTCAGCGGTGGCGGTGACGGCGTCGATGCCCGGGCGGACTTTGAAGCGGACCGTGTGGCCTCGCTCGCGCAGGCGATCGAGCGGCTGCAACGCGAGCCATTCGCCGCCGTCCTGCTCGACCTCTCGCTCCCCGACAGCAGCGGGCTGGCGACGCTCGATGCGCTGCTCGACCTCGACCTCGACTGCGCGATCATCGTGCTCACTGCGCTCGACGACAGCGCCGTGGCACTCGAGGCGGTGCGTCACGGGGCGCAGGACTATCTCTTCAAGGGGCGCGTCGATCCCACCCTCATCCTGCGCTCGCTTCTCTACGCCATCGGGCGACATCGTGCCGAGGCGCAGCTGCGGCACGCGCAGCAGATGGAGGCGCTCGGCCGGCTGGCGGGAGGGGTCGCCCACGACTTCAACAACCTGCTCACGATCGTCATCGGCAACGCCGAGGCGCTCGAGCACGGGCTGCTGGAGCCGAGCGACGTCCCGACGGCCATCGGCGAGATCCGCCAGGCCGCGCGTCGCGCCGCCGAACTCACGCAACGCCTCCTCGCCCTCGGCCGTCAGCAGCAACTGCAGCCTCGGGTCATCGACGTGGGCGACGCGGTGGGGGCGATGGAGCCGATGCTGCGTCGCCTCGTCGGCGGTGACACGGTCTTCACGCTGGTCACCTCGGGGGGGACTCGCGGCGTGAAGGTCGACCCGACGCAGCTCGAGCAACTCGTCCTCAACCTGGTGCTCAACGCCCGTGAGGCGGTCCGCGCCGGCGGTCGCATCACCATCGAGGTGTCGCCGATCGACGTGCGCGAGGGCGAGGCGTGGAAGCCGCGGCTGCGCTCGGGACGCTACATCGGGCTGACGGTGCGCGACGACGGCGAGGGGATCCCTCCCGAGGTGCAGGCGCGCCTCTACGAACCGTTCATCTCGACCAAGGCGCCGGGGCGGGGCGCAGGGCTCGGGCTCTCGATCGTCTACGGCATCGTGCAACAGAGCGAGGGGGCGCTCCGGTGCGACTCGTCGTTAGGGCGGGGGACGACGTTCACCGTCGCCTTTCCGGAGGCGACCGAGCCGTCCTCCGTGGCGGCGCCGCTCATCGAGACGGCCCCCGATGCCGCACAGGGGGAGCTGATCCTCCTGGTCGAGGACGAGCAGGCGGTGCGTTCGCTCACGCGGCGCATCCTCGAACGCGCGGGCTACGCGGTGCTCGACGCGTCCTCCGGCGAGGAGGCGTTGGCGCTTTTCGCCCGCGACGGCGGTCGGGTGCGCCTCATCCTGACCGACGTCATGATGCCCGGGCTTCGTGGACCGGAGCTCGTCGTTGAGCTCGAGCGCCAGCGCCCCGGGCTCCCAGTGGTCTTCATGTCGGGCTATGCCGACGACGAACTCCTGCGGCGTGGCGCATTTCCGCACCACGTCGGCTTCCTCAAGAAGCCGTTCACGCACCTCGAACTCCTGGCGCTCGTGCGCGAGCACCTGCAGCGCGCGCGCGCCGCGGAGCCGCGCGCCATCGCGTAG
- a CDS encoding mannose-1-phosphate guanylyltransferase — MRDLIGGSTRPTVERPHANIAPDMSIGDTPPTGWTSFGSTSAAGTLPAEQLAATELLSSDTAMWAIVFAGGIGSRFWPLSSPHRPKQLLRLVGDRPLIAETVGRLHPLIPAERTLVVTSDDIAAAIHGAIPEIPEANLLVEPRPLGTAAALAWGAREVAKRAGPNALLCALHADLAIAFPDAFRHTLRQGGAVAAREDLIVSVGISAVRPEPGFGYLVVGDALAIDFPLAAGGPAFVERFVEKPEADLAAAMCAEGALWHSGVALARANLILEALALHTPEVAPVLEAADLTDHDAFAANVRSISLERGLFERIGRMAVVPGDFGWDDVGTWASLKRARDLDDDGNGAIGDVHFVDASGNVVHAEGASVVLYGVEGLLVVSLPGVTFVTTLDRAADLRPLLDQLPDELRRQLPREE, encoded by the coding sequence TTGCGTGACCTGATCGGGGGGAGCACGCGCCCCACCGTCGAGCGCCCTCACGCCAACATCGCACCGGACATGTCCATCGGCGACACCCCGCCCACCGGGTGGACCTCGTTTGGCAGCACCAGCGCCGCCGGCACGCTCCCCGCCGAGCAGCTGGCGGCGACGGAGCTCCTGTCGTCCGACACGGCGATGTGGGCCATCGTCTTCGCCGGCGGGATCGGGTCGCGCTTCTGGCCGTTGTCGTCGCCGCACCGCCCCAAGCAGCTCTTGCGCCTGGTTGGCGATCGCCCGCTCATCGCCGAGACGGTCGGACGGCTCCATCCGCTCATCCCCGCCGAGCGCACCCTGGTCGTCACCTCGGACGATATCGCCGCGGCCATTCACGGCGCGATCCCCGAGATCCCCGAGGCCAACCTGCTCGTCGAGCCGCGCCCGCTGGGCACAGCGGCGGCGCTGGCGTGGGGGGCCCGGGAAGTCGCCAAGCGTGCCGGTCCCAACGCGCTGCTGTGCGCGCTGCACGCCGACCTCGCCATCGCCTTCCCCGATGCCTTCCGCCACACGTTGCGCCAGGGCGGGGCCGTGGCGGCGCGCGAGGACCTCATCGTCTCGGTGGGGATCAGTGCGGTGCGACCGGAGCCCGGCTTCGGCTACCTGGTCGTCGGCGATGCGCTCGCGATCGACTTCCCGCTTGCGGCTGGCGGCCCGGCCTTCGTCGAGCGCTTTGTCGAGAAGCCCGAGGCCGACCTCGCCGCCGCGATGTGCGCCGAGGGGGCGCTCTGGCACTCCGGCGTCGCCCTCGCCCGCGCCAACCTCATCCTCGAGGCACTGGCGCTGCACACCCCCGAGGTCGCCCCCGTCCTCGAGGCGGCCGATCTCACCGATCACGATGCCTTCGCCGCCAACGTGCGCTCCATCTCGCTCGAACGCGGGCTCTTCGAGCGCATCGGGCGCATGGCGGTCGTTCCCGGCGACTTCGGATGGGACGACGTCGGCACCTGGGCCTCGCTCAAGCGCGCCCGCGACCTCGACGACGACGGCAACGGGGCCATCGGCGATGTGCACTTCGTCGACGCCAGTGGCAACGTCGTGCACGCCGAAGGGGCGTCCGTCGTGCTCTACGGCGTGGAAGGGCTGCTCGTCGTCTCGCTCCCCGGGGTGACCTTCGTGACGACGCTCGATCGCGCCGCCGACCTGCGCCCGCTGCTCGACCAACTGCCTGACGAGTTGCGTCGGCAGCTCCCGCGCGAGGAGTAG
- a CDS encoding HlyD family efflux transporter periplasmic adaptor subunit yields the protein MADQHSPLDVTIAPLSAARLLNIADRHHSFARILGGLALLLVVVLFLPWQQNVQGKGVVTSLRPQDRPQVVPTVIAGRIAAWHVAEGEYVKAGTLLVEITEVKDGYLDPNTLQRYKEVLAGKEASVGAKRAKVEALQRQVSALEQTREFSIAKGRNKVAQYEAAVQSAVTDSVVAERQLVRNQQLFDEGLKSRADLEAYVMKAQAVSAKLVEKRQELQNARVELEGYGAEYAEKIAKAMSDMSATRSEIGEGTGEVSKLENQVASLAIRNGMYRITAPQDGYVVRAVKSGLGEQLKEGDPVVTIMPAHPQQAVELFVRPMDVPLLSVGRKVRLQFDGWPALQFSGWPSVAVGTFGGEIRVIDLTISPDGRYRVLVVPDPAEEPWPQQVRVGSGVLGWAMLDEVRVWFELWRVLNGFPPSVQPGDAAAKDGGAGKK from the coding sequence ATGGCCGACCAGCACTCTCCACTCGACGTCACCATCGCCCCGCTCAGTGCGGCGCGACTGCTCAACATCGCCGACCGCCATCACAGCTTCGCGCGCATCCTCGGTGGACTCGCGCTGCTGCTCGTCGTCGTCCTCTTTCTCCCCTGGCAGCAGAACGTGCAGGGGAAGGGGGTCGTGACTTCCCTGCGCCCGCAGGATCGTCCGCAGGTCGTCCCCACCGTGATCGCCGGGCGCATTGCGGCGTGGCACGTGGCCGAAGGCGAGTACGTGAAGGCCGGCACGCTCCTGGTCGAGATCACCGAGGTCAAGGACGGCTACCTCGACCCCAACACGCTGCAGCGGTACAAGGAAGTGCTGGCCGGCAAGGAAGCGTCGGTGGGGGCCAAGCGGGCCAAAGTCGAGGCGCTGCAGCGGCAGGTGTCGGCGCTCGAACAGACGCGGGAGTTCAGCATCGCCAAGGGGCGCAACAAGGTGGCGCAGTACGAGGCGGCGGTGCAGTCGGCGGTGACCGATTCGGTCGTCGCCGAGCGGCAGCTCGTGCGCAACCAGCAGCTGTTCGACGAGGGGCTCAAGTCGCGCGCCGACCTCGAGGCGTACGTCATGAAGGCGCAGGCGGTCAGCGCCAAGCTCGTGGAGAAGCGACAGGAGCTGCAGAACGCCCGCGTCGAACTCGAGGGCTACGGCGCCGAGTACGCGGAGAAGATCGCCAAGGCGATGTCGGACATGAGTGCGACGCGCTCCGAAATCGGGGAGGGGACCGGCGAAGTGTCGAAGCTGGAGAACCAGGTCGCGTCGCTGGCGATCCGCAACGGGATGTATCGCATCACCGCCCCGCAGGACGGCTACGTCGTGCGCGCGGTCAAGTCGGGGTTGGGGGAGCAGCTCAAGGAAGGGGATCCGGTCGTCACCATCATGCCGGCGCATCCGCAGCAGGCGGTGGAGCTCTTCGTGCGCCCCATGGACGTCCCGCTGCTGAGCGTGGGGCGCAAGGTGCGACTGCAGTTCGACGGGTGGCCGGCGCTCCAGTTCTCGGGGTGGCCCAGCGTGGCCGTCGGGACGTTTGGTGGGGAGATCCGGGTCATCGACCTGACCATCAGCCCCGATGGGCGCTATCGCGTGCTCGTCGTTCCCGACCCGGCGGAGGAGCCATGGCCGCAGCAGGTGCGCGTCGGCTCTGGCGTGTTAGGGTGGGCGATGCTCGACGAGGTGCGCGTCTGGTTCGAGCTCTGGCGCGTGCTCAACGGCTTCCCGCCCAGCGTGCAGCCCGGCGACGCCGCGGCCAAGGACGGCGGGGCGGGGAAGAAATGA
- a CDS encoding TolC family protein, whose amino-acid sequence MIATVPLVWALLVAQGGTTVPSAPSADSTRPFTFESFYRLVATHHPVVQQARLLERIADGEVRQARGAFDPTVTGSWDRKTFDGTRYYDYVESALKIPTPLGVDVKLGYERTEGRYFAPDRRTPSGGLLSAGISVPLGQRMLTDERRNALAQARALRDYAVGERAAQVNKFLLTAAKLYGEWYEASRRQQLAREAVSLADFRLRSVRSRVRQGDAAAIDTIEARLEWQRRTVQQLEATVDYRNATIVIEGLLWNERGEPVSLDSLASPSLAGLEAQPIDSTSVARWLTVAEQRHPSVRKVVAKVKQAESERLFAVQQRWIPLAELSYTPIGARDEGLSALGDAAGTTNDAKLGAAFKLPLLALKERGKYASASGKLEQQRYELALVRRDIAISVRTAANDLAALDTLLQLQRQAVQQSRLLRDGEQRKFENGESTLFLVNTRERQVIDEELKRISLEAKYAAARAALAVAIGEPARLPER is encoded by the coding sequence ATGATCGCCACCGTGCCGCTCGTCTGGGCGTTGCTCGTCGCGCAGGGAGGGACGACCGTCCCGTCCGCTCCCTCCGCCGACAGCACCCGCCCCTTCACCTTCGAGTCGTTCTATCGGTTGGTGGCGACCCACCACCCGGTCGTGCAGCAGGCGCGCCTGCTGGAGCGCATCGCCGACGGCGAGGTGCGCCAGGCCCGCGGGGCGTTCGACCCCACCGTCACCGGGTCGTGGGATCGCAAGACGTTCGACGGGACGCGCTACTACGACTATGTGGAGTCGGCGCTCAAGATCCCGACCCCGTTAGGCGTGGACGTGAAGCTCGGCTACGAGCGCACCGAGGGGCGGTACTTTGCCCCCGACCGGCGCACGCCGTCGGGCGGGCTGCTCTCGGCGGGGATCAGCGTCCCCCTTGGGCAGCGCATGCTCACCGACGAGCGTCGCAACGCCCTCGCACAGGCGAGGGCGTTGCGCGACTACGCGGTGGGGGAGCGCGCGGCGCAGGTGAACAAGTTCCTGCTGACGGCGGCCAAGCTCTACGGCGAGTGGTACGAAGCCTCGCGTCGCCAGCAGCTGGCCCGCGAGGCGGTGTCACTCGCCGACTTCCGTCTGCGTTCAGTGCGGAGCCGGGTGCGCCAGGGCGATGCGGCGGCCATCGACACGATCGAGGCGCGGTTGGAGTGGCAGCGCCGAACCGTGCAGCAGCTCGAGGCGACGGTCGACTATCGCAACGCGACCATCGTGATCGAGGGACTGCTCTGGAACGAACGTGGCGAGCCGGTGTCGCTCGATTCGCTTGCCTCCCCTTCGCTCGCCGGGCTCGAGGCGCAACCGATCGATTCCACGAGCGTCGCGCGCTGGCTCACCGTCGCCGAGCAGCGGCACCCCAGCGTGCGAAAGGTCGTGGCGAAGGTCAAGCAGGCCGAGTCGGAGCGGCTGTTCGCGGTGCAGCAGCGCTGGATCCCCCTGGCCGAGCTGTCGTACACGCCGATCGGTGCGCGCGACGAGGGGCTCTCCGCGCTCGGCGACGCCGCCGGGACGACAAACGACGCCAAGCTCGGCGCGGCGTTCAAGCTTCCGTTGCTCGCCTTGAAGGAGCGCGGGAAGTACGCGTCGGCGTCGGGAAAGCTCGAGCAGCAACGGTATGAACTCGCGCTCGTGCGGCGCGACATCGCCATTTCCGTGCGGACGGCGGCCAACGACCTGGCCGCGCTCGACACCCTGCTGCAGCTGCAACGCCAGGCGGTGCAGCAATCGCGACTGCTCCGCGACGGGGAGCAGCGGAAGTTCGAGAACGGGGAGAGCACGCTCTTCCTCGTGAATACGCGCGAGCGGCAGGTGATCGACGAGGAGCTCAAGCGCATCTCGCTCGAGGCCAAGTACGCGGCGGCGCGCGCCGCACTCGCCGTCGCCATCGGCGAGCCGGCCCGCCTCCCGGAGCGATAG
- a CDS encoding response regulator, giving the protein MKRIAIVEDNPDNRLLALALLEGLYECTEYETGIEALEGLERDLPSLVLLDISLPGMDGVETLAHLRANPALRHLPVIALTAHAMTGDREKYIAAGFDDYVTKPIVDESILLGAISRALEGAFAR; this is encoded by the coding sequence GTGAAGCGCATCGCGATCGTCGAGGACAATCCCGACAACCGGTTGCTCGCGCTGGCCCTGCTCGAGGGGCTGTACGAGTGTACGGAGTACGAGACCGGGATCGAGGCGCTGGAGGGACTGGAGCGCGATCTCCCCTCGCTCGTCCTGCTCGACATCTCGCTCCCCGGCATGGATGGCGTGGAGACGCTCGCCCACCTGCGTGCCAACCCGGCGCTCCGGCACCTGCCCGTGATTGCGCTGACCGCGCACGCGATGACCGGCGACCGCGAGAAGTACATCGCCGCCGGCTTCGACGACTACGTCACCAAGCCGATCGTCGACGAGTCGATCCTGTTGGGCGCCATCTCGCGCGCGCTGGAGGGGGCGTTCGCGCGCTAG